Sequence from the Polynucleobacter sp. Adler-ghost genome:
GTTCCGTGATGAAGGCCGTGACATTTTGTTCTTCGTTGATAACATCTACCGTTACACATTGGCCGGTACTGAAGTTTCTGCGTTGCTCGGCCGTATGCCTTCCGCTGTGGGTTATCAGCCTACATTAGCTGAAGAGATGGGTAAATTGCAAGAGCGTATTACCTCTACTAAGACTGGTTCTGTTACTTCTATTCAGGCAGTTTACGTTCCTGCGGATGACTTAACCGATCCATCGCCAGCGACAACCTTCTTACACCTAGACTCCACAGTTGTGTTGTCACGTGACATTGCTGCTTTGGGTATTTACCCAGCGGTTGATCCATTGGATTCAACCAGTCGTCAGCTTGACCCACAAGTGGTTGGTCAAGAGCACTATGAAGTTGCCCGCGAAGTTCAGATGACATTGCAACGCTACAAAGAGTTGCGTGACATTATTGCTATTTTGGGTATGGACGAGCTGTCACCAGAAGACAAATTAGCCGTATCACGTGCACGTAAGATTCAACGTTTCTTGTCCCAGCCTTTCCACGTCGCTGAAGTATTTACTGGTTCACCAGGTAAATATGTTCCATTGAAAGAAACTATCCGTGGTTTCAAAATGATTTGCAGCGGTGAATTGGATCACTTGCCAGAGCAAGCGTTTTATATGGTGGGTTCAATTGATGAAGCCATCGAGAAAGCTAAGAAGCTTTAATCGAATTCATCTAGGGAAATTATGTCAACCATACGCGTCGATGTAGTAAGTGCTGAGCAATCTATTTTCAGCGGGGAGGCTAAGTTTGTTGCGCTTCCCGGCGAGAATGGTGAGCTCGGTATTTTACGCGGCCACACTCCTTTGATTACACGCATTCGTCCAGGATCAGTTCGTATTGAAAAAGCTGATGGTGATGAAGAGTTTGTATTCGTTGCAGGTGGCTATTTAGAAGTGCAGCCGGATCATGTCACAGTCTTGGCCGATACAGCCATTCGTGGACATGACCTTGATGAAGCCAAAGCCAATGAAGCCAAGAAGCGCGCTGAAGAAGCAATGCAGAATCGTGGAACTGACTTTGACATGGCCCTAGCGCAGTCAGAGTTTGCTATGGCAGCAGCACAACTGGCAGCTATTGCTCGTTTCCGCCGTAAAAAATAAGAGTCGGATATTTCCTTGTTGTCTAACGATCGATTTTTAAAAGCCTGCTTGGGCGAAGCGGTTGATCAAACGCCGCTCTGGCTCATGCGCCAAGCAGGCCGCTATCTCCCAGAATACAACGCAACCCGAGCTAAGGCAGGTAGCTTTCTTGGACTTGCTAAAAATCCAGCTTATGCAACTGAGGTAACCCTTCAGCCATTGGATCGCTACCCTTTAGACGCAGCGATTTTATTCTCTGATATTTTGACGATTCCCGATGCTATGGGCTTGGGTCTGAAATTTACTGCAGGTGAGGGACCTAGTTTCGAGCACCCCCTTCGTACTGAAGAGGCAGTAAAAAAATTACGAGTTGCTGATATGAATCAGCTCAAATATGTTTTTGATGCAGTATCAGAAATTCGCAAGGCACTGATTCAGGATGGCAAACAGCGGGTACCGCTGATCGGTTTTTCTGGAAGCCCGTGGACATTAGCTTGCTACATGATTGATGGTTCAGGCTCAGATGATTTTCGTCATGCGAAGACTATGATGTTTAGTCGACCAGATTTACTTGAGCATATTCTGGAGATTAATATCCAGTCAGTAGCAGCCTACTTAATTGAGCAGGTAAAAGCTGGAGCACAAGCGCTCATGATATTTGATACCTGGGGAGGCTTGCTTCCAGATGGTTGGTATCAGCGTATGTCCTTGGCTGCCATGCAAAAAGTGGTTGAACTACTGCCCCGAGAGCATGAGGGACGCAAGATCCCAATTATTATGTTCACAAAAGGCGGCGGTATTTGGTTGAACGATATGGCGCAAATTGGGGCAGATGTTATTGCAATTGACTGGACTATGCCCTTAAGTCGCGCCCGTAAGCAGCTATTAGATATCAATAAGCCACTGGCTTTGCAAGGTAACCTAGACCCACTAATTTTGTTTTCAGAACCGAAGCATATTGCAAGTGCTGCAGAGGGTCTTTTGGGGGGCTTGGCTAGCGCTCCCTCACTAAAACCAGGCCTTCATCCGCTGGATGGACACATCTTTAATTTAGGTCATGGCATCAACCAATTTACCCCACCTGAAAGCGTAACAGCTCTCTCCGAAGCGGTAATCTCCAAGTCAAAAGCCTTGCGGGCAGTGCGGTAGACGCAAGTAATTGCTAACTTTGCCAATATTACGGCAAAAAGTTATGCACAGAAATGTGCAAAATCATAAATACAGAGAGATTCGCAGGAATTATCAAACTTTACATTTACAAACCATTGTAAGTCATTGATTTGTAATGAAAATTAATAAAATATTGATTTTCTATTCAAGATGGCATTCCTATAAAATAACTGAAGAGATACAAAACAAGGAATGATATCCACAGACTTATCCACAGGGTGAAATAACAAATTTTAGAAAACAACCCTAAACCTATCGTAGTGCAGGTGGTAGTAGATAAGCCTTTAGTGCAGGGCTTTGACTACCTATGGGATATTGAAAAATTAGGCAGATTCCCCGAAATTGGTAATGTAGTTGAGGTCCCCTTTGCAAGGTCTAAAGAAGTTGGGCTGATAGTAAAGGTGAGTAATCACTCCGAATATGAGATTGAAAAACTCAAATACGTAGAACGACTTGCCCCACTCCCAGTATTCGACCCCGCTCTATTGAGATTAATGAGCTTTACTAGTCAGTATTACATCCATGCCTTAGGGGAAACTGCTTTGCCAGTCATTCCGCAGATGTGGAAAAAGGCTGATGAATGGGAAAAGATACCTAAAAAACTGGAGTCAGCGGAAAAGAAAAGTAAAAAAAATTCTTCTCTTGCCACAGAGGGCTTGATCACGCTGGATCAATTAAATTCAGAACAGAAGATCGCCCTTCGTCAATTATTGGCAGAGGGTCAAAAAGAAAAACAATTTAGAGCAATATTGCTGCAGGGTCAAACAGGAAGTGGGAAGACAGCCGTTTTTTTAAATTGGCTTGCAAGCGCCCTAAGAGAAGAGAGCGCCCAAGTACTTTTACTAGTGCCAGAGATTAACTTAACTCCGCAACTCGAGAGACGCGTGAGAGCATACTTCCCTGATAAAAAAATGGCGGTATTGCATAGTGGTATCAGCGAAAAGAAAAGAGGCGTTGCGTGGTATGAGGCAATGACTGGTAAAGCACAAATTATTTTAGGCACAAGGCTAGCGGCATTGACGCCGATACCTAATTTGCGAGTCATAGTGGTAGATGAAGAGCACGACCCATCATATAAGCAACAAGACGGCACTCGATACTCGGCAAGAGATTTAGCAATCTGGCGAGCGCACGATCAAAAAATCCCCATCCTCTTAGCTTCCGCTACCCCATCACTAGAAACCTGGTTGGCAGCTCAATCGGGCCGCTATGAGAATATTCGGCTTGATCAGCGTGCCCAAGGCGCAAGCTTGCCTAGTGTGCACTTAATTAATGCACGTGAGCCACAAAATCAATTTAGTCCGGGTGATGCAGGTGCGCCAAAGCAAAAAAGTCTGATTACAAAAACGCTTGCAAATGCCATAAGCAAATCACTTGCAGAAAAAAAACAAAGTTTGATTTTGATTAATAGACGTGGCTACGCTCCAGTACTCAGTTGCTCAGCATGTAATTGGTTATCAAAATGTACTCAATGCTCTACCTATACAGTAATGCATAAGGCCGGCGCATTAAGTAATAGATCAGTTTTAAATTGTCACCATTGTGGGTTGGTAAAGCCTATTCCACAGTTTTGCCCTGATTGCGGAAATGCAGATCTTAAAACACTTGGGCATGGGACTCAAAAGTTGGAGGATGCTATTGAAGAAATGTGGCCACAAGCAAGAGTGCTGCGGGTCGACACGGATTCAAGCAGAAAGAGCAAGGGAGCAGAAGCTCTCTTTGAAGAAATACATAGTGGCAATGTTGATATTGTCGTTGGTACTCAAATGATTGCCAAAGGACACGACTATCAAAACATTGGATTGGTCGCCGTATTAGACGCAGACAGTCGGCTGTACTCAGCAGACTTTAGGGCGGCTGAAAGATTATTTGCGCAGCTAGTACAGGTGGCAGGGCGAGCAGGAAGGTCGGGTACAAAAGGTGAGGCTGGGGGTGATATTTATATCGAGACACAATACCCAGAGTCACCGGTATTTCAGTATTTGTTAAGACACGATGTCGATGGATTTTTAGCATTTACGGCTAAAGAACGAGAAGAGGCAAAATTACCACCCTACTCATATCAGGCGCTTATTCATGCTGAAGGAAAAAGTCTGGATCAGGCGATTTGGTTTTTAAATGAATTAAAGAGGCGTATAAAAATTAAGGGCCTGATTGGAAAAGAACTCAAGATATACGATCCAGTTCCTAAGCCAGTTATGCGGGTAGCGGGTGCAGAGCGCGCCCAATTATTAATTGAGTCAAGCAATCGCAAGGTGTTACAAGAAACGCTTGAAATAATAGATCAAGAATTACGCCAAGATTCCACGGGAAGAATTAGTAAAGCATCACGTATTCGATGGTTGGTAGAGCGCGATCCGATTGCTATCTAAGCGCCTACTTTAGACTCGTATTGTGTGAGTGACATCAAGTTGTTTAGATTGGTGCTCAGCATCTCTGCTGATATTGGTTTAATTTTAAATAACCAAATTGCATACGGCCGAGTATTTACAGCCTCAGGGCTGGAGTCTATTTCTTCATTGAGCGCAATAATCTCACCGCTAATGGGAGCATGAATATCGCTTGCTGCTTTAACTGACTCTATTGCAGCAACGGTTTCACCCTGCTCCACTTGTTGGCCAATTTTTGGCGCTTGGAAAAACATCACATCGCCTAAAGCTTCTTGTGCATGATTACTAATACCCACCCATACTAGTCCATCATCTTCGATGCTAGCCCACTCATGTGTTTCTGCGAATTTAAATGTATCTTGAGTTTTCATTATGTATCCTGTGGGCGGTAATTAGCTTTATTGCCACACATAGGTGACCGAGCCATTTACACACTTTTTTATTTATCTCGACTAAATTAGAAAATATTCTAACTACTCTATTCGATTAGGTGAGACCATTTGCGAGCCCGCAAATTGATGAGGAGTTTTGCTTAGATCAATTACCTGAACAAACTAGGCATTTTGGATTTGGTCATGCAAAAGCGTTTGTCTCAAGGCGCCAATTGGAGGCTTAGGTTTTTGCTGAGCCGGTACGGTGTGTGCGGTTGTATAAACAGCTTGCACAAATCCAGCGCTGCTTGCGATTGCTAGTCGGAATCCAAGTGCCACCTTCCAGACGCTTTTCGCGACTGCATGAGGAGCAAAACTTAAGGCTCTGTGAGGTTTCTTGGGTAGCAGCTGGAGTCGAGGTAGTCATGGGCAATCCGGGTAATCCAAATCTTGTACAGAGGCTCTATTTTACCCGTTTTGTCCCGCTGGGGCTGGGCTTAGGACGACTCTGACAGAATCAGCCGTTTTATTGCCATCAAAATCAAGCCAAGCCTTGTTTTCAAAGTCATAAAGCTTGCACTTGCGAGCGGTATCAAAATACCAGGCCCAAGAGAACTTTTGGACAAAAATACGCTCAGGAAGGATGGTTTCCAGGGTATTTTGAGCCTCTTGGAGGCGATATAGCGGGACGCTCATATCCACGTGGTGGGCGGTATGCTCCATGATATGGTGCATTAAAGAGCCCCAAATCCAATTAAAGGTCAAATGTACCGTGGTGGATACAAAAGGCTGGGCGCGCAACCACTCAGATTTCTTGTCATACCAAGAGACTGAAGTGTGGGTATGGTGTACGTAGACTACAAACCCAATCATTCCATTCCAGAAGAGGAAGGGAACGGCAAAACCAGTGATGAGGCCAAGCCAAACAGATTGGCCAGTGGCAAGGGCACCAGCAATAAGACAAGCAATCCAGATAATGGCAAAACCAGTTACCAATAAATTATCTTTTAAGAAAATTGGACGATCGCCAGGTTTATTTTTGGCATTCGGGAAGTACTCACGTCTCCACCAGATCTCAATAAGATAGTAGAAAACAGGACCCCAACCGCTACGGTAGAGACGCTCTAAGGCCTTACGCCATGCAGGAAGGGCATCAAACTCTGCTTTTGATAATGGCGCCCAGACAAAGTCAAAGCCCTTGAGGTTGGTCTGACCATGGTGAACTACATTGTGGCCCACATCCCATAAGCTATAAGGGGTTAGAGACGGCAGGAACGCAATGCGACCCAATACTTTATTCAGTTCACGGTGGGGTGTGTAGCTTTGATGGCAGGCATCATGACCCAAGATGAAGATGCGACCAGTAACAAAACCAGCAACTAGGCCCAAGATGATTTTGATCAGCACGCTTTCAAAAAAAATAGTGCCAGCGATACAAGCAAGCCATAAAACTGCGTCCAGAGCCAGCAAGGCAATTGCTTTTGCTGTTTCTCCTTGAGCCATAGGGATCAGCCAGCTGCGAATAACTTTTCGGTGTGGCAATGGAAGATCTGGGGCCAAGGGATTGGCCATGGATGGTTCGGATAATGCAGAATTTAGATGATTTGACATGATAAGAATCAATAAGTTAGGGAGAAATGATAGCCTTTTTCACGAATTTACGCATGATGTAGGTCAAAAACCCCTCTGTTTTGGTGCGCCCGGCAGGAATCGAACCTGCGACCCTTGGCTTCGGAGGCCAATACTCTATCCACTGAGCTACGGGCGCCTGTAGGAAATTCGCTTACTCCAGTATTGTAAGTGCCTATATCCCATACAGTCTCGTTATAATTGGTTCAAATTCAACCTTACAACCCGTCTAACGATAAAAGTCCTATGAGCGAAGCACACGGCAGTCTAATTAAGTCACCCAAACAATTGATCATCATGGTCTTTGCTAGCTTTTTTGTACCACTCATCATTATTCTTTTATTGATGGTGTTCGTAAACAATGGCAAGCGAGCAGATTCGGAAGCATCTGCTGAGCAGCTCATTAAGCCTGTGGCGCAATTGAATTTTAAAGACGCCAGCCCAACCGCAGAACCCAAGGATGCGACTTCCGCTGCTAAATAATTTTTTGGCGCCTACAAAAAGCTGGCATCTAGCCAGCTTTTTTATTGCTTGCCATTTTGATCTTTGGCATCCAGGGCCACCTGGTAAGCCTCTTTTTTGCTGAGCCCAAGTACTTGGGCAAGAACAGCGGCAATTTCTTTGCTACCTAGGTAAGGGCTTAAGGCATTGGCCCATAGCAAGAGCTCCGAATGTTCGGGAGCTTCGTCTGTATTGGCTTGGCGGCCAGCAACTAAGACAATGAACTCGCCCCTGAGACTTTCTGCTTTCTCAAGCCACTCCGGAATATTTACGGCAGTGAGTGTGACCAGCTGCTCAAATTTTTTGGTGAGTTCCCTGCCTATTAGCACCTGCCGCTCAGGCTCCAGTTCTTTGCTTAGAGTTGTCAGGGTGTCGCATATTTGATGGGGCGATTCAAAAAAGATGCTCGTTTTTAAATTGTTACGAATATCTTGAATGAGTGTGCCACGCTCTTTGGCTTTATTTGGCCAAAAGCCAAGAAACTGAAAGCGCCCTTCCGATGGCAGCATGACTGAGCCACTAGCAGAAATGGCGGACGATACTGCACTAGCTCCGGGAATGGGAATAATTCGAAAGCCTGCTTTCTGAACTGCGTTTACTAATCTTGCGCCTGGATCAGAAACACCCGGAGTGCCCGCATCCGAGATGTAGGCCCAGCGTTCATTTTGAGCTAGGCGCTCAATAATGGTTTGCGCGCCCGTCATTTCATTGTGCTCATGTAAGGCGACACATTTCTTATGAATGCCAAAGTGTTGTAGCAGGGGCGCGCTATGCCTGGTGTCTTCACAGGCAATGCCATCCACTGAATTAAGCACATGCAATGCGCGCAAAGTGATATCCCCCATATTGCCAATCGGAGTAGCAACCATATATAAGGACCCGGCTGGCAGATCCTGCTGTTTTAAAAAGTCAAAGGAGCTTAATTCCATGGGGCAATCTTTTGCTAATGAGATTTTAATAAGTAAGAGAATACGTCCCTTTTGAATTCAGGGGCAGTGCAGACATATTGCCTCTACTTTGGCGCATAATAATGCGATGGATAAAGATACCCTCGAACGTTTGCGCGCTCGCGCATCCCAACATTTTTTAGATAGCATTGCTGTAAAGCAAGCGGCTGAAAAAATACTTCCTGAGCAGGTTGCTCGCGGCATAGTCGCCATGACAGACTGTTTGCGTGCTGGCGGAAAAATAATGGCTTGCGGTAATGGCGGATCTGCTGCCGATGCCCAGCATTTCGCTGCCGAGCTAATTGGTCGCTTTGAGAGAGAGCGACAAGAGTTGGCTGCGATTGCATTGACGACCGATACTTCAATCTTGACTGCAGTAGGAAACGACTATAGCTATGACGAGATCTTTGTTAAGCAAGTGCGCGGCCTTGGAAAAAAAGGCGATATCTTAATTGGTATTTCTACTTCAGGAAATTCAAAAAATATAGTGAAGGCAATCGAGGCTGCAAAAAAGATGGGTATAAAAATTATTGCCCTGACTGGTAATGGCGGCGGAAAAATTGCAAGTCTATTGGATGCAGATGATATTCACCTCTGTGCACCCTCTACTCGTACCGCACGTATTCAAGAAACACATTTAGTTTTGCTCCACGCTCTGTGTGATGGCGTAGATCATTTATTGCTCGATTAATAGCATCACTAATCAGAAAGTTCGTATATGAGAAATACACTCACCATCAAATTACTTGCAGCGATTTTGATTTCCACATTCTTATCGGGTTGCGGAGTCCTAGCCGTGGGTGGTGTTGTTGCGGGTGCAAGTGTTTTAGCAGATCGCCGTTCGCCTGCTGTACAGGCAATCGATAAAGGTATTGAGTTGGAAGCCGGCAATGCTTTAGCCAAACGTTATGGTGATGATGCGCATATCAACGTGACATCATTCAATCAAAAGGTATTGTTGACTGGTGAGGTGAAAGATGCCGATATTAAGAATCAAGCTGCCGCCTTTGTAAAGGCAATGAAAAACGCCCGCTCTGTTTTTAATGAATTGGCTATAGGACCAAACAGCACCTTTACAGCTCGTGCCAATGATTCTTACCTCGAATCAAAAATCAAAACCCAAATGATTTTCACGGACAAGCTCCCATCGAATTCAATGGCGATTGTTGCTGAAGGTAGCAGTGTTTATTTGCTGGGCATTCTGACGCAAAATGAGGCAGCGATTGCCAAGAAAGTCACCAGCAATATTGATGGTGTTAAAGATGTATACGTCTACTTCGATATTATTTCTGAGGCAGAAAAGACGCGCTTAGAAAAACAAGGCAAGGCAGATGAAGCGCAGCCAAACTCCATGCCAAAACAGTAGGGTGCTTTGATGGAGGGTGAGCAATGAATTTATCCATGCAACATCTGAAATCTTTTTTACTCACCACACTCTTCTTGCTATGCTCGCTAAACGCGAAGGCATCTAGTGACGACACTAAAGCGGCTGTACTTGCAAAGCAAAATGCTTGCTTGGGATGTCATGCAGTTGATAAAAAAATTGTGGGCCCTAGCTTTCAATCCGTTGCAAAAAAATATGCAACCGATTCTGGCTCAACAGAATTTCTGAAAAATAAAATTCGCAAGGGCGGCTCCGGCTCTTGGGGTGTTGTACCGATGCCGGCAAATACGAAATTAAGCGATGCGGATGTATCTATATTGACAAGTTGGATTTTGCGCGGAGCTCCTAGCGCAAATTAAGTTGGGCGCGCGACTGGTTTTCCAAGAAGCCAAGACCAGGCATCGTTTGAGTGCTTCAAGTTTTCTTTAAGTGCGTAGTCAAAGTCAGCCCATTGCTCATTGGCTGCCTCCTCAACAATCGTGCCTGAATTTGCAGGCGGTAATTTCAGGTAAGCATCCGCATCACCATAGGCGTACTCAACGAGCATCCCCGCCTTTTGTGCCAAATGCATCATCGCCCGGTTATTTGCCAGGCAATGTACGAATAAGATTTCAATACGAGTATTGCGTGAGTGCACTGAAGCGCGCGCTAATAAAGCTGTACCTATGCCCTGCCCCCTGCCATTAGGCAGCACTGATACGCCAAACTCCGCAGCTAGTGGCTGGCCTGCAGTTTTAGGTAAATATGCCAAATGAGCCATGCCAACCAGGTTAAGCTGGGAGTCAAAGCTACCAAACATCGTATCTCTATTGAAATTAAGGTTTTCTACATAGCGATGAATCACCTCATCAGGAGTTTGTGTGCCGAAGCGAAGATGACGATCCTCCTCATTCAGCAGCAAAAGATGCTGAAGAATGCGCTCTCTATGGCCAGCATGTAATTCGCGAACTGGCACGACTAAGCCTGCCGCATAGGGCTTGCTGGGTAAGTGACTATTTGCTAATTTATTGTGCATAGCAATATATTAGCAGAAATGAGAGCTAATTACAGGGTTTTCCCTAATCATCGCAAATGTAGATAAGGAAAGGCAATTAATAAAGTAAAAAGCTGAACAATTGCCCAGAATTTGCTACCCTATCCATAAAAACCCGTATATTTTTAAAAAAATTGAAAATATTTTCTATCTCCATCCCCTTGTTTTTAATGAGTTTATTTTAAAAGTAGGAAAAAACATCGCTATTTGATAGAAAAAGACTACGAAAGGTGTTGACTGACCCTGAAAAAGGGTATAAAGTCTCATCTCTCTGCTGCAACGTTTTATGAAATACAAAAAACGCGCAGCCCTCTTTAAAAATTAGTCAACCGATAATTGTGGGTACTAAGTGAAAGCATCAAGTCCTTCGGGACAGATGTAAATAAATAGTACTCATAGACAGTAAAAAGATTTGGTTTTATTACCAAGTCAATTTCTTGAATGAGTGCGACGATCCGCAAGGATCACAGGAATTAAACTGAAGAGTTTGATCCTGGCTCAGATTGAACGCTGGCGGCATGCCTTACACATGCAAGTCGAACGGCAGCACGGGTGCTTGCACCTGGTGGCGAGTGGCGAACGGGTGAGTAATACATCGGAACGTACCTTATCGTGGGGGATAACGCAGCGAAAGCTGTGCTAATACCGCATACGCCCTGAGGGGGAAAGCGGGGGATCGAAAGACCTCGCGCGATTAGAGCGGCCGATGCCTGATTAGCTTGTTGGTGGGGTAAAAGCCCACCAAGGCGACGATCAGTAGCTGGTCTGAGAGGACGATCAGCCACACTGGGACTGAGACACGGCCCAGACTCCTACGGGAGGCAGCAGTGGGGAATTTTGGACAATGGGGGNAACCCTGATCCAGCAATGCCGCGTGAGTGAAGAAGGCCTTCGGGTTGTAAAGCTCTTTTGTCAGGGAAGAAACACCGGCTCTAACACAGTCCGGGAATGACGGTACCTGAAGAATAAGCACCGGCTAACTACGTGCCAGCAGCCGCGGTAATACGTAGGGTGCNAGCGTTAATCGGAATTACTGGGCGTAAAGCGTGCGCAGGCGGTTATACAAGACAGGCGTGAAATCCCCGGGCTTAACCTGGGAATGGCGCCTGTGACTGTATAGCTAGAGTGTGTCAGAGGGGGGTAGAATTCCACGTGTAGCAGTGAAATGCGTAGATATGTGGAGGAATACCAATGGCGAAGGCAGCCCCCTGGGATAACACTGACGCTCATGCACGAAAGCGTGGGGAGCAAACAGGATTAGATACCCTGGTAGTCCACGCCCTAAACGATGCTGACTAGTTGTTCGGGATTTACATCCTGAGTAACGTAGCTAACGCGTGAAGTCAGCCGCCTGGGGAGTACGGTCGCAAGATTAAAACTCAAAGGAATTGACGGGGACCCGCACAAGCGGTGGATGATGTGGATTAATTCGATGCAACGCGAAAAACCTTACCTACCCTTGACATGTCACTAACGAAGTAGAGATACATTAGGTGCNCGTAAGNGAAAGTGAACACAGGTGCTGCATGGCTGTCGTCAGCTCGTGTCGTGAGATGTTGGGTTAAGTCCCGCAACGAGCGCAACCCTTGTCTTTAGTTGCTACGCAAGAGCACTCTAAAGAGACTGCCGGTGACAAACCGGAGGAAGGTGGGGATGACGTCAAGTCCTCATGGCCCTTATGGGTAGGGCTTCACACGTCATACAATGGTGCATACAGAGGGTTGCCAACCCGCGAGGGGGAGCTAATCTCAGAAAATGCATCGTAGTCCGGATCGTAGTCTGCAACTCGACTACGTG
This genomic interval carries:
- a CDS encoding F0F1 ATP synthase subunit epsilon produces the protein MSTIRVDVVSAEQSIFSGEAKFVALPGENGELGILRGHTPLITRIRPGSVRIEKADGDEEFVFVAGGYLEVQPDHVTVLADTAIRGHDLDEAKANEAKKRAEEAMQNRGTDFDMALAQSEFAMAAAQLAAIARFRRKK
- a CDS encoding phosphoheptose isomerase, which produces MDKDTLERLRARASQHFLDSIAVKQAAEKILPEQVARGIVAMTDCLRAGGKIMACGNGGSAADAQHFAAELIGRFERERQELAAIALTTDTSILTAVGNDYSYDEIFVKQVRGLGKKGDILIGISTSGNSKNIVKAIEAAKKMGIKIIALTGNGGGKIASLLDADDIHLCAPSTRTARIQETHLVLLHALCDGVDHLLLD
- the hemE gene encoding uroporphyrinogen decarboxylase, yielding MSLLSNDRFLKACLGEAVDQTPLWLMRQAGRYLPEYNATRAKAGSFLGLAKNPAYATEVTLQPLDRYPLDAAILFSDILTIPDAMGLGLKFTAGEGPSFEHPLRTEEAVKKLRVADMNQLKYVFDAVSEIRKALIQDGKQRVPLIGFSGSPWTLACYMIDGSGSDDFRHAKTMMFSRPDLLEHILEINIQSVAAYLIEQVKAGAQALMIFDTWGGLLPDGWYQRMSLAAMQKVVELLPREHEGRKIPIIMFTKGGGIWLNDMAQIGADVIAIDWTMPLSRARKQLLDINKPLALQGNLDPLILFSEPKHIASAAEGLLGGLASAPSLKPGLHPLDGHIFNLGHGINQFTPPESVTALSEAVISKSKALRAVR
- the rsmI gene encoding 16S rRNA (cytidine(1402)-2'-O)-methyltransferase, encoding MELSSFDFLKQQDLPAGSLYMVATPIGNMGDITLRALHVLNSVDGIACEDTRHSAPLLQHFGIHKKCVALHEHNEMTGAQTIIERLAQNERWAYISDAGTPGVSDPGARLVNAVQKAGFRIIPIPGASAVSSAISASGSVMLPSEGRFQFLGFWPNKAKERGTLIQDIRNNLKTSIFFESPHQICDTLTTLSKELEPERQVLIGRELTKKFEQLVTLTAVNIPEWLEKAESLRGEFIVLVAGRQANTDEAPEHSELLLWANALSPYLGSKEIAAVLAQVLGLSKKEAYQVALDAKDQNGKQ
- a CDS encoding fatty acid desaturase, with translation MAQGETAKAIALLALDAVLWLACIAGTIFFESVLIKIILGLVAGFVTGRIFILGHDACHQSYTPHRELNKVLGRIAFLPSLTPYSLWDVGHNVVHHGQTNLKGFDFVWAPLSKAEFDALPAWRKALERLYRSGWGPVFYYLIEIWWRREYFPNAKNKPGDRPIFLKDNLLVTGFAIIWIACLIAGALATGQSVWLGLITGFAVPFLFWNGMIGFVVYVHHTHTSVSWYDKKSEWLRAQPFVSTTVHLTFNWIWGSLMHHIMEHTAHHVDMSVPLYRLQEAQNTLETILPERIFVQKFSWAWYFDTARKCKLYDFENKAWLDFDGNKTADSVRVVLSPAPAGQNG
- a CDS encoding GNAT family N-acetyltransferase, with the translated sequence MHNKLANSHLPSKPYAAGLVVPVRELHAGHRERILQHLLLLNEEDRHLRFGTQTPDEVIHRYVENLNFNRDTMFGSFDSQLNLVGMAHLAYLPKTAGQPLAAEFGVSVLPNGRGQGIGTALLARASVHSRNTRIEILFVHCLANNRAMMHLAQKAGMLVEYAYGDADAYLKLPPANSGTIVEEAANEQWADFDYALKENLKHSNDAWSWLLGKPVARPT
- a CDS encoding BON domain-containing protein, whose translation is MRNTLTIKLLAAILISTFLSGCGVLAVGGVVAGASVLADRRSPAVQAIDKGIELEAGNALAKRYGDDAHINVTSFNQKVLLTGEVKDADIKNQAAAFVKAMKNARSVFNELAIGPNSTFTARANDSYLESKIKTQMIFTDKLPSNSMAIVAEGSSVYLLGILTQNEAAIAKKVTSNIDGVKDVYVYFDIISEAEKTRLEKQGKADEAQPNSMPKQ
- the priA gene encoding primosomal protein N'; this encodes MQVVVDKPLVQGFDYLWDIEKLGRFPEIGNVVEVPFARSKEVGLIVKVSNHSEYEIEKLKYVERLAPLPVFDPALLRLMSFTSQYYIHALGETALPVIPQMWKKADEWEKIPKKLESAEKKSKKNSSLATEGLITLDQLNSEQKIALRQLLAEGQKEKQFRAILLQGQTGSGKTAVFLNWLASALREESAQVLLLVPEINLTPQLERRVRAYFPDKKMAVLHSGISEKKRGVAWYEAMTGKAQIILGTRLAALTPIPNLRVIVVDEEHDPSYKQQDGTRYSARDLAIWRAHDQKIPILLASATPSLETWLAAQSGRYENIRLDQRAQGASLPSVHLINAREPQNQFSPGDAGAPKQKSLITKTLANAISKSLAEKKQSLILINRRGYAPVLSCSACNWLSKCTQCSTYTVMHKAGALSNRSVLNCHHCGLVKPIPQFCPDCGNADLKTLGHGTQKLEDAIEEMWPQARVLRVDTDSSRKSKGAEALFEEIHSGNVDIVVGTQMIAKGHDYQNIGLVAVLDADSRLYSADFRAAERLFAQLVQVAGRAGRSGTKGEAGGDIYIETQYPESPVFQYLLRHDVDGFLAFTAKEREEAKLPPYSYQALIHAEGKSLDQAIWFLNELKRRIKIKGLIGKELKIYDPVPKPVMRVAGAERAQLLIESSNRKVLQETLEIIDQELRQDSTGRISKASRIRWLVERDPIAI
- the gcvH gene encoding glycine cleavage system protein GcvH, yielding MKTQDTFKFAETHEWASIEDDGLVWVGISNHAQEALGDVMFFQAPKIGQQVEQGETVAAIESVKAASDIHAPISGEIIALNEEIDSSPEAVNTRPYAIWLFKIKPISAEMLSTNLNNLMSLTQYESKVGA
- a CDS encoding c-type cytochrome, giving the protein MNLSMQHLKSFLLTTLFLLCSLNAKASSDDTKAAVLAKQNACLGCHAVDKKIVGPSFQSVAKKYATDSGSTEFLKNKIRKGGSGSWGVVPMPANTKLSDADVSILTSWILRGAPSAN